In Flavobacterium endoglycinae, one DNA window encodes the following:
- a CDS encoding Dps family protein produces MKTNILGLPVKESELLVKELNTLLSNFQVYYQNLRGIHWNIRGKRFFDLHVKFEELYTDAQLKIDMIAERVLTIGGTPLHTFDDYIKNNKLTVGKNISNDEKAVQLIVNSLSDLLKIEREILDKSGEINDEGTNSMMSDFISEQEKTIWMMNAWLDESL; encoded by the coding sequence ATGAAAACAAATATTTTAGGGTTGCCTGTAAAAGAATCAGAATTATTAGTAAAAGAATTAAATACATTATTATCAAATTTTCAGGTTTACTATCAAAATCTGCGCGGAATTCACTGGAATATTCGCGGAAAACGTTTCTTTGATTTGCATGTAAAATTTGAAGAATTATATACTGATGCTCAATTAAAAATAGATATGATAGCCGAAAGGGTTTTAACCATAGGAGGAACCCCTTTGCATACTTTTGACGACTATATTAAAAACAACAAATTAACGGTTGGGAAAAATATTTCAAATGACGAAAAAGCAGTTCAGTTGATTGTAAATTCATTATCTGATTTGTTAAAAATCGAAAGAGAAATATTAGACAAATCTGGAGAAATCAATGACGAAGGAACAAATTCTATGATGAGTGACTTCATTTCAGAGCAGGAAAAAACGATCTGGATGATGAATGCATGGCTAGATGAAAGCTTGTAA
- a CDS encoding pyrophosphohydrolase domain-containing protein translates to MKKQLDAVTEFHTAFKIGHSHTPIADLGATKNLLRYNLMKEENEEYLEAVQNNDLVEIADALGDMMYILCGTIIEHGLQDKIEAVFDEIQRSNMSKLGEDGQPIYREDGKVMKGPNYFKPDFSKLL, encoded by the coding sequence ATGAAAAAACAACTTGATGCGGTTACGGAATTTCATACTGCTTTTAAAATAGGACACAGCCATACTCCCATAGCTGATTTGGGGGCAACAAAAAATCTGCTTCGTTATAATTTAATGAAAGAAGAAAACGAAGAATATCTTGAAGCAGTGCAAAATAATGATCTTGTCGAAATCGCTGATGCTCTTGGCGACATGATGTATATTTTATGCGGTACTATAATAGAACACGGTTTACAGGATAAAATTGAAGCTGTTTTTGATGAAATCCAACGCAGTAATATGAGCAAACTTGGCGAAGACGGCCAGCCGATTTATCGCGAAGACGGAAAAGTAATGAAAGGCCCAAATTATTTTAAACCAGATTTTTCTAAACTTTTATAA
- a CDS encoding branched-chain amino acid aminotransferase has protein sequence MSTTQTSKIEIRKAESSKISSVDFENLSFGAVFTDHLFECDYKNGQWQTPVIKPYAPILMDPSSKVFHYGQAIFEGMKAYKDENNDVWLFRPDENYKRFNNSAVRMAMPEVPEDIFMEGLNELLKIDQEWVQRGNGASMYIRPFMIATGPGVIANPSDEYKFMILLSPAKAYYGGEVKVIIAEHYSRAANGGIGAAKAAGNYAAQFYPTNLANKDGFQQVIWTDDATHTKLEEAGTMNVFFRINDTLLTAPTSERILDGVTRKSLIAMAEKEGLNVEVRPVIVSELVEAAKNGSLKEIFGAGTAAVISVIKGFSYKDEYFEMAPIENSYASFLKEKLTSLQNKLSEDTYGWTVKVQ, from the coding sequence ATGAGTACAACTCAAACAAGCAAAATCGAAATCAGAAAAGCTGAATCGTCTAAGATAAGTTCTGTAGACTTTGAAAACTTAAGCTTTGGTGCTGTATTTACAGACCACTTATTTGAATGTGATTACAAAAATGGACAATGGCAGACTCCGGTCATTAAGCCTTATGCTCCCATTTTAATGGATCCTTCTTCAAAAGTCTTTCATTACGGTCAAGCTATTTTTGAAGGAATGAAAGCTTATAAAGATGAAAATAATGATGTTTGGTTATTTAGACCTGATGAAAATTACAAACGTTTCAACAACTCTGCGGTTCGTATGGCAATGCCAGAAGTACCTGAAGACATTTTCATGGAAGGTTTAAATGAATTATTAAAAATCGACCAGGAATGGGTTCAAAGAGGAAATGGTGCCAGTATGTACATTCGTCCTTTTATGATTGCTACAGGACCTGGAGTGATCGCAAATCCATCTGACGAATATAAATTTATGATTTTACTTTCTCCTGCAAAAGCCTATTATGGTGGTGAAGTAAAAGTAATCATTGCAGAACACTATAGCCGTGCTGCAAATGGTGGAATTGGAGCTGCAAAAGCAGCAGGAAATTACGCTGCTCAGTTTTATCCAACTAATTTGGCAAACAAAGATGGTTTCCAACAAGTTATCTGGACTGATGATGCAACACACACAAAATTAGAAGAAGCAGGAACGATGAATGTTTTCTTCAGAATTAATGATACTTTATTAACTGCTCCAACAAGCGAAAGAATTTTAGATGGTGTTACTAGAAAAAGTTTGATTGCAATGGCAGAAAAAGAAGGATTAAATGTAGAAGTTCGCCCAGTAATTGTTTCTGAATTGGTTGAAGCTGCTAAAAACGGATCTTTGAAAGAAATCTTCGGAGCGGGAACTGCAGCGGTTATTAGTGTTATCAAAGGATTCTCATATAAAGATGAGTATTTTGAAATGGCACCAATTGAAAACTCTTATGCTTCATTCTTAAAAGAAAAACTAACAAGTCTTCAAAATAAACTTTCTGAAGATACTTACGGATGGACAGTTAAGGTTCAATAA
- a CDS encoding SRPBCC family protein — protein sequence MKILKYLFLLLLLSLVALTVFVATQKGVFSVERSKVINSSKATVYNYVNDFRNYEDFESWAVEDSTLQFTFPNKTVGNGGSFSWAGDEGTGNAITIKAKDGESIEQKMKYDGTEADVIWTFKDTLAGKTKVTWKAKGTMSFLFKIYAALNGGSDKVIGTIYEKSLVNIDKNLDYETKTYAVKVDGPVKKTETPYIKQTFTSEISKINKNARIVIPKLIHFSETNGLSASGKPFIIYHTYDTARGLAKISICLPINKEISTSSGSDILTGKLNAFDAVKTTLTGDYSHTNEAIAKTTAYINKEKITPELSWSHLEVLTVSKLDTKSPSKLITEIYLPVKPKIVPAAPTTVTPTEEPVYNSETGETTPSSKPAVAKPAVQKPAQKPVKKPATTPATTPPAEEDSEF from the coding sequence ATGAAGATTCTAAAATATTTATTTCTTTTACTATTATTAAGTTTAGTTGCTCTTACTGTTTTTGTTGCTACTCAAAAAGGAGTTTTCTCTGTAGAAAGAAGCAAAGTAATTAATTCATCAAAAGCAACGGTTTACAATTATGTAAATGATTTTAGAAACTACGAAGATTTTGAATCTTGGGCAGTTGAAGATTCAACACTGCAGTTTACTTTTCCAAATAAAACAGTTGGAAATGGCGGTTCTTTTTCATGGGCAGGCGATGAAGGGACCGGAAATGCCATAACAATAAAAGCGAAAGACGGTGAAAGTATCGAACAAAAAATGAAATACGACGGTACAGAAGCCGATGTAATTTGGACGTTTAAAGATACTTTAGCAGGAAAAACAAAAGTTACTTGGAAAGCAAAAGGAACGATGAGTTTCTTATTTAAAATATACGCCGCACTTAACGGAGGATCTGACAAGGTTATTGGAACTATTTACGAAAAAAGCCTTGTAAACATTGACAAAAACTTAGATTACGAAACCAAAACTTACGCTGTAAAAGTAGACGGACCAGTAAAGAAAACTGAAACGCCATACATCAAACAGACTTTTACAAGTGAGATTTCAAAAATCAATAAAAACGCTAGAATTGTTATTCCGAAACTTATCCATTTTAGCGAAACCAATGGATTAAGTGCCAGCGGAAAACCATTTATTATTTACCATACTTATGATACTGCGAGAGGATTAGCAAAAATCTCTATTTGCTTACCTATTAACAAAGAGATTTCCACTAGTTCTGGAAGTGATATTTTGACAGGAAAACTAAATGCTTTTGATGCTGTAAAAACAACATTAACAGGAGATTATTCTCATACTAATGAAGCAATTGCCAAAACGACTGCTTATATTAACAAAGAAAAAATAACCCCAGAATTAAGCTGGTCGCATCTTGAAGTTTTAACCGTAAGTAAATTAGATACAAAAAGTCCATCTAAATTAATAACAGAAATTTATTTGCCAGTTAAACCGAAAATTGTTCCAGCCGCACCTACAACTGTAACACCAACTGAAGAACCTGTTTACAATTCTGAAACCGGAGAAACAACTCCAAGCTCTAAACCTGCTGTTGCTAAACCTGCCGTACAAAAGCCGGCTCAGAAACCAGTAAAAAAACCTGCAACAACTCCAGCTACAACTCCGCCAGCAGAGGAAGACTCAGAATTTTAA
- a CDS encoding SMI1/KNR4 family protein, producing the protein MKDTWKLILQELSRIVKGNRKVNAPATIEEIEYLEKTLDVNLPDSFKNYLLTFNGQSCELNGIQPLIGYNNFLSIEEIIKTWRMMSELFDDGESIDWVKENRIKPVIWNRKWIPFTDYEGSQKIVIDLDPGKNGKIGQIFCYHSGMDYEETEFDEIISGSFEDFSNEILYRLKQNIIEVDDGIIEFTDDFIV; encoded by the coding sequence ATGAAAGATACATGGAAATTAATTTTGCAAGAATTAAGCAGAATTGTTAAAGGTAATAGGAAAGTTAATGCGCCTGCAACAATAGAGGAAATTGAATATTTAGAAAAAACATTAGATGTAAATTTGCCAGATAGTTTTAAAAATTATCTTTTAACTTTTAATGGTCAATCTTGTGAGCTTAATGGGATTCAACCATTGATAGGATATAATAATTTTTTATCAATCGAGGAAATTATAAAGACATGGAGAATGATGAGTGAATTGTTTGATGATGGAGAATCTATTGACTGGGTTAAAGAAAATAGAATTAAACCAGTAATTTGGAATAGAAAATGGATACCTTTTACAGATTATGAAGGTTCACAAAAAATAGTAATTGATTTAGATCCTGGGAAAAATGGTAAGATTGGGCAAATTTTTTGTTATCACTCAGGAATGGATTATGAAGAAACTGAATTTGATGAAATAATTTCTGGTTCTTTTGAAGACTTTTCAAATGAAATATTATATAGATTAAAACAAAATATCATAGAAGTGGATGATGGTATTATTGAATTTACAGATGATTTTATTGTTTAA
- a CDS encoding LysR substrate-binding domain-containing protein, translating into MTITQLQYVLAVAEHKNFTLAAEKCFVTQPTLSMQIQKIEEELNILIFDRSKKPIQLTDIGQKIVNQAKNIVNEAERIKDIVEQQKGFIGGEFRLGIIPTIMPTLLPMFLNNFIKKYPKVKLLIEELNTEEIIVKLKNGHLDAAIAATPLEDEKIKEIVLYFEPFVAYIPEHHASFQKQEIEVADLNLNEILLLQDGHCFRDGILNLCKSVSDADQNNFQIQSGSFETLIKLADEGLGTTLLPYLHTLDLKESDKLKLRNFKEPKPAREVSLIYPKSELKMQIIDAIRSTIAGVVKGAIVFQNVQIISPLQKK; encoded by the coding sequence ATGACGATAACTCAATTACAATATGTATTAGCTGTTGCCGAGCACAAAAATTTTACTCTTGCAGCCGAAAAATGTTTTGTAACCCAGCCTACTTTAAGTATGCAGATTCAAAAGATTGAAGAAGAATTAAACATTTTAATTTTTGATCGAAGCAAAAAACCAATCCAGCTGACTGATATAGGTCAGAAGATTGTTAACCAAGCAAAGAATATTGTAAACGAAGCAGAACGTATTAAAGATATTGTTGAACAGCAAAAAGGTTTTATTGGAGGTGAATTCCGTCTGGGAATTATTCCAACTATCATGCCTACACTTCTTCCAATGTTTTTAAACAACTTCATTAAAAAATATCCAAAAGTTAAACTTTTAATCGAAGAGCTTAATACAGAAGAAATTATAGTAAAACTAAAAAACGGTCATTTAGATGCTGCTATTGCGGCAACTCCGCTTGAAGACGAAAAAATAAAAGAAATTGTACTATATTTTGAACCTTTTGTAGCATATATTCCAGAGCATCATGCGAGTTTTCAAAAACAAGAAATTGAAGTTGCTGATTTAAATTTAAATGAAATCCTGCTTTTACAAGACGGACATTGTTTTAGAGATGGAATTTTAAATCTTTGCAAAAGTGTTTCAGATGCAGACCAAAATAATTTCCAGATCCAAAGCGGAAGCTTTGAAACCCTTATTAAGTTAGCCGACGAAGGTCTGGGCACAACGTTACTTCCGTACTTGCACACCTTAGACTTAAAAGAATCCGATAAACTGAAACTACGTAATTTTAAGGAACCAAAACCTGCTCGCGAGGTAAGTTTAATTTACCCAAAGAGCGAATTAAAAATGCAAATCATTGACGCCATCAGATCTACAATTGCTGGAGTTGTAAAAGGAGCAATTGTTTTTCAAAATGTTCAAATCATTAGTCCGCTGCAAAAAAAGTAA
- the mnmD gene encoding tRNA (5-methylaminomethyl-2-thiouridine)(34)-methyltransferase MnmD, whose amino-acid sequence MKREIIKTLDGSTTIHLEEWNESYHSKHGAIQEAKHVFIKNGLSLFENNPVRIMEIGFGTGLNAFITFLESENKNQEIDYVGIEGYPVNADEVLAMNYVEELEALEFRNIFQEMHKSEWGKKIEISSRFSLTKRKQFFDEINDFEIFDLIYFDAFGYRVQPELWSTEIFQKMYNSLKPNGVLVTYAARGVVKRSMISVGFTVEKLAGPPGKREMFRAFKKV is encoded by the coding sequence GTGAAAAGAGAAATAATTAAAACGCTAGATGGTTCAACCACAATTCATTTAGAAGAATGGAATGAAAGTTACCACTCGAAGCATGGTGCTATACAAGAAGCCAAACACGTATTTATAAAGAATGGACTTTCATTATTTGAAAATAATCCTGTACGTATAATGGAAATTGGCTTTGGAACAGGACTAAATGCTTTTATTACTTTTTTAGAATCTGAAAATAAAAATCAGGAAATTGATTATGTTGGAATAGAGGGATATCCAGTAAATGCTGATGAAGTTTTAGCTATGAATTACGTTGAAGAACTAGAGGCGTTGGAATTTCGTAACATTTTTCAAGAAATGCATAAATCAGAATGGGGTAAAAAAATAGAAATTAGCAGCCGTTTCTCGTTAACTAAAAGGAAACAATTTTTTGATGAAATAAACGATTTTGAAATTTTCGATTTGATTTACTTTGATGCTTTCGGATACCGGGTACAGCCGGAGCTTTGGAGTACTGAAATTTTTCAGAAAATGTACAATAGTTTAAAACCTAATGGAGTACTTGTTACTTATGCAGCCCGCGGAGTTGTGAAAAGAAGTATGATTTCTGTTGGGTTTACAGTCGAAAAATTAGCAGGTCCTCCAGGAAAACGAGAAATGTTTAGAGCCTTTAAAAAGGTATAA